One Phycisphaera mikurensis NBRC 102666 DNA window includes the following coding sequences:
- a CDS encoding NAD(P)/FAD-dependent oxidoreductase — protein MPPLATPKPSPTSETAAPHRPAVKTLVVGGGPAGLTAAYELLKHDPDAAPLVLEATDQVGGIARTEVYKGYRFDIGGHRFFTKVKEVEEMWHEVMGDDFIDVPRQSRIYYQGKYYDYPLSIGNTLSNLGVYESARILLSYLKWKVKPSEQEENFEQWVSNRFGGRLFWHFFRTYTEKVWGIPCTEIRADWAAQRIKDLSLKKAVLDALTGKSDTTSLIKTFKYPPLGPGQMWERFAEIIEAKGGEVRMQTRVHRFHREGKRIVSAEVRSHTDHADHPGDHDAEADAIEGKTYPIEADQVISTMPLTTLVRAMDPPAPDDVLAAADGLNYRDFLIVTLILDRKDPFPDNWIYIHSPEVKVGRIQNFRSWSEAMVPDPNHASIGMEYFCHRGDGLWTSTDEELIALATEELGKLGLSKAEAVIDGTVIRQPKAYPVYDADYKRHVETIEQWVKTLENLHTVGRNGMHRYNNQDHSMLSAMHAARNVLGGAYDPWNINVERSYHEEFVVKPKDGKAANKDATSGLEEAAVAVERMQPQPVGSDKAAS, from the coding sequence ATGCCCCCGCTCGCCACCCCGAAGCCCTCTCCGACCTCCGAAACCGCCGCACCCCACCGCCCGGCCGTGAAGACGCTGGTCGTGGGCGGCGGTCCGGCCGGTCTGACCGCCGCGTACGAGCTGCTGAAGCACGATCCCGATGCGGCGCCGCTGGTGCTCGAGGCCACCGACCAGGTCGGCGGCATCGCCCGGACCGAGGTCTACAAGGGCTACCGCTTCGACATCGGCGGGCACCGCTTCTTCACCAAGGTGAAGGAGGTCGAGGAGATGTGGCACGAGGTGATGGGCGACGACTTCATCGACGTGCCCCGCCAGAGCCGGATCTACTACCAAGGCAAGTACTACGACTACCCGCTGTCGATCGGCAACACGCTGTCGAACCTGGGCGTCTACGAATCGGCGCGGATCCTCCTGTCGTACCTCAAGTGGAAGGTGAAGCCCAGCGAGCAGGAGGAGAACTTCGAGCAGTGGGTGAGCAACCGCTTCGGCGGGCGGCTGTTCTGGCACTTCTTCCGCACGTACACGGAGAAGGTTTGGGGCATCCCGTGCACCGAGATCCGGGCGGACTGGGCCGCTCAGCGGATCAAGGACCTCTCGCTCAAGAAAGCCGTGCTCGACGCCCTGACCGGCAAGAGCGACACAACCTCGCTGATCAAGACCTTCAAGTACCCGCCGCTGGGACCCGGCCAGATGTGGGAGCGCTTCGCCGAGATCATCGAGGCCAAGGGCGGCGAGGTGCGGATGCAGACACGGGTCCACCGGTTCCACCGGGAGGGCAAGCGGATCGTGTCCGCCGAGGTGCGCAGCCACACCGACCACGCCGACCACCCCGGCGACCACGACGCCGAGGCGGACGCGATCGAGGGCAAGACCTACCCGATCGAGGCGGATCAGGTCATCAGCACGATGCCGCTCACGACGCTCGTGCGGGCGATGGACCCGCCGGCGCCCGACGACGTGCTCGCGGCCGCGGACGGACTGAACTACCGTGACTTCTTGATCGTCACGCTGATCCTCGACCGCAAGGACCCGTTCCCGGACAACTGGATCTACATCCACAGCCCGGAGGTCAAGGTCGGGCGGATCCAGAACTTCCGCAGCTGGTCCGAGGCCATGGTGCCCGACCCGAATCACGCCAGCATCGGCATGGAATACTTCTGCCACCGCGGCGACGGCCTCTGGACCTCGACCGACGAGGAGCTGATCGCGCTGGCAACCGAGGAGCTCGGCAAGCTGGGTCTTTCCAAAGCGGAGGCCGTGATCGACGGGACGGTGATCCGGCAGCCCAAGGCCTACCCGGTCTACGACGCGGACTACAAGCGGCACGTCGAGACGATCGAGCAGTGGGTCAAGACGCTGGAGAACCTGCACACGGTCGGCCGCAACGGCATGCACCGGTACAACAACCAAGACCACTCGATGCTCTCGGCGATGCACGCGGCCCGCAACGTCCTCGGCGGCGCGTACGACCCGTGGAACATCAACGTCGAGCGCTCCTACCACGAGGAGTTCGTGGTGAAGCCGAAGGACGGCAAAGCCGCAAACAAAGACGCGACCAGCGGGCTCGAGGAGGCCGCCGTCGCCGTCGAGCGGATGCAGCCGCAGCCGGTGGGAAGCGACAAGGCCGCAAGCTGA
- a CDS encoding glycosyltransferase family 2 protein gives MPARDAEATLPACLAAVRASRRKPEQVVVVDDGSFDGTAAAAEAAGAWVLRPEDAPIGPGRARDLAVRRIGQAAGAAPPAAVVAVVDADVVVHPDAFGLLIDELERDPGVVAAFGAYDERPPAPAVASRYANLRHHFTHQQAGGEAVTFWAGLGVVRRDAWEGVGGFGSRYERPAIEDIDLGRRLVAAGGRIRCVPAAQATHHKAWTLRQLWRTDVFQRALPWSRLIVNEPAVVPVPPPAGGVGAAPARLNTGRADQLSALAVHGFWLSLLAGMFMDPLLLVVPALLLGAWIVLNGRFLALLARRGGVKLLLGGGLLHAAYHGYASVAFAWVLLESRWAAAGPHRRAGWPSRVATALPAIGLLGGGVGLLLVAALPTPTVANAFASLGDGAGLFDDAAAGAAGIQARGAALGLCLLAMAAALLALGPRAVGRSLRGLPRTVGSVALPARRSAVLAVLGLATAALALRIYLHLGHPMRADEAQTFLRSAAASPLVTVAVWDSPNNHILHSVLMRLSVMLFGEAEWAVRLPAAAMATLATPLVFLGLRPHLGVAAALLAAAAWAGSGYALEAGTNARGYPIVIAMTMVLAAVAPRLARGRAGALPIAAAAAAVGAWAVPVMLLPFGGLVAYVLLAAATPLRRRIAQAAGLVAATGSLCLLLYAPALVMRPPGESGAASAVADAVAPLGVPQRLRVIGNNIASAWEQMAWPATGGAAVVLAVLLATGLLLGLARGGGARRFLLAAVAGQLLVLAGLGFPPLPWWSLGFAFPVALGCLVLPGAALLRAGLGARGWRTASPWFALAVLGLLWPATALRDWSRDFPNRLGFAAGPGAAGIIHGLLAEPGAAPLRVDIGPGQLSALRYNVQRRWAGNADRVEPPRLGGAEGVGPTERILVVTVHDDPPPTDRRASSTHRRAPERTWRFADATLRLYLPASEAATPADRR, from the coding sequence GTGCCCGCCAGAGACGCGGAGGCGACGCTGCCAGCCTGCCTCGCGGCGGTCCGAGCTTCGCGCCGGAAGCCGGAACAAGTGGTCGTCGTCGACGACGGCTCGTTCGACGGCACGGCCGCGGCCGCGGAGGCGGCCGGGGCGTGGGTCCTGCGCCCCGAGGACGCCCCGATCGGGCCGGGCCGGGCCCGGGACCTCGCGGTCCGGCGGATCGGCCAGGCGGCGGGCGCCGCGCCGCCCGCCGCCGTGGTGGCGGTGGTGGACGCGGACGTCGTCGTCCACCCCGACGCGTTCGGGTTGCTGATCGATGAGCTGGAGCGGGATCCCGGCGTGGTCGCGGCGTTCGGCGCCTACGACGAGCGGCCGCCCGCGCCGGCGGTCGCGTCCCGGTACGCGAACCTCCGCCACCACTTCACGCACCAGCAGGCCGGTGGCGAGGCCGTGACGTTCTGGGCCGGGCTGGGCGTCGTGCGGCGGGACGCGTGGGAGGGCGTCGGCGGCTTCGGAAGCCGCTACGAACGCCCCGCCATCGAGGACATCGATCTGGGGCGGAGGCTGGTGGCGGCCGGCGGCCGGATCCGCTGCGTGCCCGCCGCGCAGGCGACCCACCACAAGGCCTGGACGCTCCGGCAGCTGTGGCGGACCGACGTCTTCCAGCGGGCGCTGCCCTGGTCTCGTCTGATCGTGAACGAGCCCGCCGTGGTGCCGGTGCCGCCGCCGGCGGGCGGCGTCGGGGCCGCTCCCGCGAGGCTGAACACCGGGCGGGCGGACCAGCTCTCGGCGCTCGCCGTGCACGGGTTCTGGCTGAGCTTGCTCGCGGGCATGTTCATGGACCCGCTGCTGCTCGTCGTGCCGGCGCTGCTGCTCGGTGCCTGGATCGTGCTCAACGGCCGCTTCCTCGCGTTGCTCGCGCGGCGCGGCGGCGTGAAGCTGCTGCTCGGCGGCGGCCTGCTGCACGCGGCCTACCACGGCTACGCGAGCGTCGCCTTTGCCTGGGTGCTGCTGGAGAGCCGCTGGGCCGCCGCCGGGCCGCACCGCCGTGCCGGCTGGCCGTCCCGCGTCGCCACCGCCCTGCCGGCGATCGGCTTGCTCGGCGGCGGCGTCGGCCTGCTGCTGGTGGCGGCGCTGCCGACCCCCACGGTCGCCAACGCCTTTGCCTCCCTCGGCGACGGGGCGGGACTCTTCGACGACGCCGCGGCCGGCGCGGCGGGGATCCAGGCGCGGGGCGCCGCCCTGGGGCTCTGCCTGCTCGCGATGGCGGCGGCGCTGCTGGCCCTGGGCCCGCGGGCGGTCGGCCGCTCGCTGCGGGGGCTGCCGCGGACCGTCGGCAGTGTGGCGCTCCCGGCCCGGCGGTCCGCGGTCCTGGCCGTGCTCGGCCTCGCGACCGCGGCGCTGGCGCTGCGGATCTACCTCCACCTCGGCCACCCGATGCGGGCCGACGAGGCCCAGACGTTTCTGCGGTCCGCGGCCGCGTCGCCGCTGGTCACGGTGGCGGTCTGGGACTCGCCCAACAACCACATCTTGCACTCGGTGCTGATGCGGCTGTCGGTGATGCTGTTCGGCGAGGCGGAGTGGGCGGTGCGGCTGCCGGCGGCGGCGATGGCTACGCTGGCGACGCCGCTGGTCTTCCTGGGGCTGCGTCCGCACCTGGGCGTGGCGGCCGCGCTGCTGGCCGCGGCGGCGTGGGCGGGCTCGGGCTACGCCCTGGAGGCGGGCACCAACGCGCGCGGCTACCCGATCGTAATCGCCATGACGATGGTGCTGGCCGCCGTGGCTCCGCGGCTGGCGAGGGGCCGGGCCGGGGCGCTGCCGATCGCGGCCGCGGCCGCCGCGGTGGGAGCCTGGGCCGTCCCGGTGATGCTGCTGCCCTTCGGCGGGCTGGTCGCTTACGTCCTGCTCGCCGCCGCGACGCCGCTGCGCCGCCGGATTGCCCAGGCCGCCGGGCTCGTCGCGGCGACGGGTTCGCTCTGCCTGCTGCTGTACGCCCCGGCCCTGGTGATGCGTCCGCCGGGGGAGAGCGGCGCCGCCAGCGCGGTCGCCGACGCGGTGGCTCCGCTGGGCGTTCCCCAGCGGCTGCGCGTGATCGGCAACAACATCGCCTCCGCGTGGGAGCAGATGGCCTGGCCGGCGACGGGCGGCGCGGCGGTGGTGCTCGCCGTGCTGCTGGCCACCGGGCTGCTGCTCGGCCTCGCGCGGGGCGGCGGCGCCCGCCGCTTCCTGCTCGCGGCGGTGGCGGGTCAGCTGCTCGTGCTCGCGGGGCTGGGATTCCCGCCGCTGCCCTGGTGGAGCCTCGGCTTCGCCTTCCCCGTTGCGCTGGGCTGCTTGGTGCTCCCGGGCGCTGCGCTGCTGCGGGCGGGCCTCGGGGCCCGCGGGTGGCGCACCGCGTCGCCCTGGTTCGCCCTCGCGGTGCTCGGGCTGCTCTGGCCCGCGACGGCGCTGCGCGACTGGTCGCGAGACTTCCCCAATCGCCTCGGCTTCGCGGCCGGACCGGGTGCGGCGGGGATCATCCACGGCTTGCTGGCCGAGCCCGGAGCGGCGCCGCTGCGGGTGGACATCGGCCCGGGGCAGCTCTCCGCGCTGCGCTACAACGTGCAGCGACGCTGGGCGGGGAATGCGGACCGGGTGGAACCGCCGCGGCTGGGGGGGGCCGAGGGGGTTGGCCCCACCGAGCGGATCCTCGTGGTGACGGTGCACGACGACCCGCCGCCGACCGACCGCCGGGCCTCGTCGACCCACCGCCGGGCGCCGGAGCGGACGTGGCGCTTCGCCGACGCGACGCTCCGTCTCTACCTGCCCGCTTCTGAAGCCGCGACGCCCGCGGACCGCCGCTGA
- a CDS encoding glycosyltransferase has product MSPATAFSVIVPAFDRPERIRRCVAALGRLEWPADRLEAVVVDDGSVEPLDAAALAGEAPRLRLRVIRQANAGPAAARNRGAAEAIHPHLAFTDDDCEPRPDWLARFADRLAERPAAMLGGAFVNATPENPAAVASHFVTELFYERGVRAGRGSGPDGAWLFVTANLCVPREAFLAVGGFDERFPLPAGEDFDFCHRFQHAGHPAAYAPEAAVDHFHPMGLAAFWRQHRGYGGGSLQFRVRASARRGAAATAGLGGFHAELVRRAIGRVRRPRHVVEGMHIALSQVAAAAGVLAESRRLRRGTAAGRRVA; this is encoded by the coding sequence ATGAGCCCCGCGACCGCCTTCAGCGTGATCGTGCCCGCGTTCGACCGCCCCGAGCGGATCCGCCGCTGCGTCGCCGCGCTCGGGCGGCTGGAGTGGCCCGCGGATCGGCTCGAGGCGGTGGTCGTGGACGACGGGAGCGTCGAGCCCCTCGACGCCGCCGCGCTCGCGGGCGAGGCTCCGCGCCTCCGCCTGCGCGTGATCCGGCAGGCGAACGCCGGGCCGGCCGCCGCCCGCAACCGCGGCGCGGCGGAGGCGATCCACCCCCACCTCGCCTTCACCGACGACGACTGCGAGCCGAGGCCGGACTGGCTCGCCCGCTTCGCCGATCGGCTCGCCGAGCGACCGGCGGCGATGCTCGGCGGCGCCTTCGTGAACGCCACGCCGGAGAACCCGGCCGCCGTCGCGAGCCACTTCGTGACGGAGCTCTTCTACGAGCGCGGCGTCCGCGCCGGCCGCGGTTCCGGCCCGGACGGCGCGTGGCTGTTCGTCACTGCGAACCTCTGCGTGCCGCGTGAGGCCTTCCTGGCCGTGGGCGGTTTCGACGAGCGTTTCCCGCTGCCGGCCGGCGAAGACTTCGACTTCTGCCACCGCTTCCAGCACGCCGGGCACCCGGCGGCCTACGCGCCCGAGGCGGCGGTCGACCACTTCCACCCGATGGGCCTCGCCGCGTTCTGGCGGCAGCACCGCGGCTACGGCGGTGGCAGCCTGCAGTTCCGGGTGCGGGCTTCCGCCCGGCGCGGGGCGGCCGCGACGGCCGGGCTCGGCGGCTTCCACGCGGAGCTGGTGCGCCGCGCCATCGGCCGCGTCCGCCGGCCCCGGCACGTCGTGGAGGGGATGCACATCGCGCTGAGCCAGGTCGCCGCGGCCGCCGGCGTGCTCGCGGAGAGCCGGCGGCTCCGCCGCGGCACCGCGGCGGGAAGACGCGTTGCCTGA
- a CDS encoding oligosaccharide flippase family protein — protein MSGGRDQQSLGVRTRRSAVAALGSGGVQTLLGVAATAILARQLGPEAFGLMAMATTAFAFLGPLADFGLPHALVHHSRFDPPLAAAMFRLNRRLVLLLVPVLAATGPLAAWFYGHAVITPLVLVCAGAVGFATLLNLHRAVLRRGMRFEALAAIETVALGLAVAAAVAAAAAGAGVWALAVLFAGQRVATAAGCWLLSGWRPLREPAVAPAGELRVTLDRLKRYSGGVTASRVVLSVGNNLDRPLIGGLAGDAALGLYQKSFEWSTMVARGVQQPLQQVVVSAACRLRDGEEGRYRHAFRRALSRVYLASMMPAAVGVVVPGELVRLLLGPRWDAATPVVRVLCAGAVVGVVAAPTKWLFLIEGDSRRQVLWSVGSAVTGAACVSAGALLGAARAGGDAAVAVGVAQGFALAQLLVGLPGAAYATRRSKVRLADLLGPAAPALAAAVAAALAAAGLLSLLPGDPQDPSTAAARASAAGAVFALVGGAAWLLLARRERPAAGPAGDTLPRA, from the coding sequence GTGAGCGGGGGGCGGGACCAGCAGAGCCTCGGCGTCCGCACGCGCCGCTCCGCCGTCGCGGCGCTCGGCTCCGGGGGCGTGCAGACGCTGCTGGGCGTCGCCGCGACGGCGATCCTCGCGCGTCAGCTCGGGCCCGAGGCCTTCGGCCTGATGGCGATGGCGACGACGGCCTTCGCCTTCCTGGGGCCGCTGGCGGACTTCGGCCTGCCGCACGCGCTCGTGCACCACAGCCGCTTCGATCCGCCGCTGGCCGCGGCGATGTTCCGGCTCAACCGCCGCCTCGTGCTGTTGCTGGTGCCGGTGCTCGCCGCCACGGGCCCGCTGGCGGCGTGGTTCTACGGGCACGCCGTCATCACGCCGCTCGTGCTGGTGTGCGCCGGCGCCGTCGGCTTCGCCACGCTGCTCAACCTGCACCGGGCCGTGCTGCGCCGCGGCATGCGCTTCGAGGCGCTCGCGGCGATCGAGACCGTGGCGCTGGGCCTTGCCGTCGCCGCCGCGGTCGCCGCCGCCGCCGCCGGCGCAGGCGTGTGGGCGCTCGCCGTGCTCTTCGCGGGCCAGCGCGTCGCGACGGCCGCCGGTTGCTGGCTGCTCTCGGGCTGGCGGCCGCTGCGGGAGCCCGCGGTCGCGCCCGCCGGCGAGCTGCGGGTGACGCTCGATCGCCTGAAGCGGTATTCCGGCGGCGTCACGGCGTCGCGGGTCGTGCTCTCGGTGGGCAACAACCTCGACCGCCCCCTCATCGGCGGCCTCGCGGGGGACGCCGCGTTGGGGCTCTATCAGAAGAGCTTCGAGTGGTCGACGATGGTCGCCCGCGGCGTCCAGCAGCCGCTGCAGCAGGTGGTGGTCTCGGCCGCGTGCCGGCTGCGCGACGGCGAGGAGGGCCGGTACCGCCACGCCTTCCGACGCGCCCTCTCGCGGGTGTACCTCGCGTCGATGATGCCGGCCGCGGTGGGCGTGGTGGTCCCCGGGGAGCTCGTCCGCTTGCTGCTGGGCCCGCGGTGGGACGCGGCGACCCCGGTCGTCCGGGTGCTCTGCGCAGGCGCGGTCGTGGGCGTCGTCGCCGCCCCGACCAAGTGGCTGTTCCTCATCGAGGGCGACTCCCGGCGCCAGGTCCTCTGGTCGGTCGGCTCGGCCGTCACCGGCGCGGCCTGCGTGTCCGCCGGAGCGCTCCTGGGCGCCGCCCGCGCCGGCGGCGACGCCGCCGTGGCGGTCGGCGTCGCGCAAGGCTTCGCCCTCGCCCAGCTGCTCGTGGGGCTGCCGGGCGCCGCCTACGCCACCCGCCGCTCGAAGGTGCGGCTGGCCGACCTGCTCGGACCGGCGGCTCCCGCCCTCGCCGCCGCGGTCGCCGCGGCGCTGGCCGCCGCGGGGCTGCTGTCGCTGCTGCCGGGCGATCCCCAGGACCCCTCGACCGCGGCAGCCCGCGCGAGCGCCGCCGGCGCCGTCTTCGCCCTCGTCGGCGGGGCGGCCTGGCTCCTGCTCGCCCGGCGGGAGCGGCCCGCGGCGGGACCCGCGGGAGATACCCTTCCGCGTGCCTGA
- a CDS encoding polysaccharide pyruvyl transferase family protein, producing the protein MPAPNRILFFGSAPTVGDAGIGLAILQELRELFPAAELAIATQTPADYEAFDLSGPVGVGPKPRLRSTGGPLAALASWRRLRALRRRGSASSPPAAARAFEGVGLVVFQGGPQGNDVFLHREKLMELDLRVAAAHAAGAPVVLWGQGFGPFAWSGVGGAAKRRWAGRIFRRVDLIATRDARSAPALRKLGVPAGGGRLVEAADAACRLRVGEADERAAGAALERAGVDASGRVLAVCLRDLRGRYGLGDAGHGRLLAAAAGALDAAADRFDRVLFCSTDYRTGRERDSDLEVMEAVRGRMARGGEAAVITEKLGPAVLAALYGRCRVLLAGRLHPAIFAAGRGTPAVMLAYTGKCDDFMRRLGLAEACLPADAATASEIASRLRRVAERPEAADRRLAEGMDAMRADAAKTVAAVARLVGGGTP; encoded by the coding sequence GTGCCCGCTCCGAACCGCATCCTGTTCTTCGGCTCGGCTCCCACCGTGGGCGACGCGGGCATCGGCCTGGCGATCCTGCAGGAGCTGCGCGAGCTCTTCCCGGCGGCGGAGCTGGCGATCGCCACGCAGACGCCCGCGGACTACGAGGCTTTCGATCTCTCCGGCCCGGTCGGCGTGGGCCCCAAGCCGCGGCTCCGCTCGACCGGGGGGCCCCTGGCCGCGCTCGCCTCGTGGCGGCGGCTCCGGGCGCTCCGCCGCCGGGGCAGCGCGTCTTCGCCGCCGGCGGCCGCCCGGGCGTTCGAGGGCGTCGGCCTCGTCGTCTTCCAGGGCGGGCCGCAGGGCAACGACGTCTTCCTGCACCGCGAGAAGCTGATGGAACTGGACCTCCGCGTCGCGGCGGCCCACGCCGCCGGCGCGCCGGTCGTGCTCTGGGGCCAGGGCTTCGGCCCCTTCGCCTGGTCCGGGGTGGGGGGCGCGGCGAAACGCCGGTGGGCGGGGCGGATCTTCCGGCGCGTCGACCTGATTGCGACGCGCGACGCGCGATCGGCGCCGGCGCTCCGGAAGCTCGGCGTGCCCGCGGGCGGCGGCCGCCTGGTGGAGGCGGCGGACGCGGCGTGCCGGCTGCGCGTGGGCGAAGCCGACGAGCGCGCAGCCGGCGCGGCGCTGGAGCGGGCCGGTGTCGACGCCTCCGGCCGCGTGCTGGCGGTCTGCCTCCGCGACCTCCGCGGCCGCTACGGCCTCGGCGATGCCGGCCACGGCCGGCTGCTGGCGGCCGCCGCCGGAGCCCTCGACGCGGCGGCCGACCGCTTCGACCGCGTGCTGTTCTGCTCGACCGACTACCGCACCGGACGCGAGCGCGACTCGGACCTCGAGGTCATGGAGGCCGTGCGGGGCCGCATGGCCCGCGGCGGCGAGGCCGCGGTGATCACCGAGAAGCTCGGGCCCGCCGTGCTCGCCGCGCTCTACGGCCGGTGCCGCGTCCTGCTCGCCGGCCGGCTGCACCCCGCCATCTTCGCGGCCGGCCGCGGGACCCCCGCGGTCATGCTCGCGTACACCGGCAAGTGCGACGACTTCATGCGGCGGCTGGGCCTGGCGGAGGCGTGCCTGCCGGCGGACGCGGCGACCGCCAGCGAGATCGCGTCGCGGCTGCGGCGCGTGGCGGAGCGGCCCGAGGCCGCCGACCGCCGGCTGGCGGAGGGCATGGACGCGATGCGGGCCGACGCGGCCAAGACGGTCGCGGCCGTGGCGCGGCTCGTCGGCGGCGGGACGCCGTGA
- a CDS encoding HTTM domain-containing protein yields MSPVARCRGFLSRWLFAPAEAGPLGLCRLAFYGLLFLYFVRLDFAAFGGLPDSVFHPISVFRVFRIPVAPPAALDAAQLVWKASLLLAAIGLATRPACWIAFLVGTYLLAVPQNAGRVFHDDALLVFILAALAFSRCGAAWSVDAWLRRRRGGQPAAPSGEHRWPLIFAQVVLSCVFFAAGWAKLRNGGLAWVFSDHMSTVLIKQQYNSDPWVNWGLHVAARPWLASVMAASTLLIELAYPLALASRRVRWIVVPGMAAAQVGIRALMGPAFWPFLICNVFWIPMMVPGGGIRGPWRERG; encoded by the coding sequence GTGAGCCCCGTCGCCCGATGCCGCGGGTTCCTCTCCCGCTGGCTCTTCGCTCCCGCCGAGGCGGGGCCGCTGGGCCTCTGCCGCCTGGCGTTCTACGGCCTGCTGTTCCTGTACTTCGTGCGGCTGGACTTCGCGGCCTTCGGCGGCTTGCCGGACTCGGTGTTCCACCCGATCAGCGTCTTCCGGGTCTTCCGCATCCCGGTGGCGCCCCCGGCGGCGCTCGACGCGGCGCAGCTGGTCTGGAAGGCGTCGCTGCTGCTCGCCGCGATCGGCCTCGCCACCCGGCCCGCCTGCTGGATCGCCTTCCTCGTCGGCACCTACCTGCTCGCGGTGCCGCAGAACGCCGGCCGGGTCTTCCACGACGACGCGCTGCTGGTCTTCATCCTCGCGGCCCTTGCGTTCTCCCGCTGCGGGGCGGCGTGGAGCGTCGACGCGTGGCTCCGCCGGCGTCGCGGCGGCCAGCCCGCGGCCCCCAGCGGCGAGCACCGTTGGCCGCTGATCTTCGCGCAGGTCGTGCTTTCCTGCGTGTTCTTCGCGGCGGGCTGGGCGAAGCTGAGAAACGGCGGGCTCGCCTGGGTGTTCAGCGATCACATGAGCACGGTGCTCATCAAGCAGCAGTACAACAGCGACCCGTGGGTAAACTGGGGCCTGCACGTCGCGGCGCGGCCGTGGCTGGCGAGCGTGATGGCCGCCTCGACGCTGCTGATCGAGCTCGCTTACCCGCTTGCGCTCGCGAGCCGGCGGGTGCGGTGGATCGTCGTGCCGGGCATGGCCGCCGCGCAGGTGGGCATCCGGGCGCTGATGGGGCCGGCGTTCTGGCCCTTCCTCATCTGCAACGTGTTCTGGATCCCGATGATGGTCCCCGGCGGCGGGATCCGCGGACCGTGGAGGGAACGTGGCTGA
- a CDS encoding Gfo/Idh/MocA family protein yields the protein MPDPRPLRTALLGCGRIARGRHLPMLVRSERFHVLAVVDPDQRSRAAAEKLAPGASGHADPAALYADDPSAEGAVEAVVIATPSHLHGENARAAIAAGRHVYLEKPVGTDLDDARATVAAWDAANADRGEKLVGRIGFNYRFHPMHRAARAAIESGRLGRLVAVRSVYTTPATELPGWKTARASGGGALLDLAIHHVDNLRFLTGREVTSVRGRLLSRASEHDTATLDLLFGEGEDAVPGQITVAMNAVDEDRTEVIGDRGAAVLDRVADGVARFRGAKRAGLRRARARAALASLRPQRIPGVAPKPEPSTSASLHAFAAAVRGEGAGEPDLRDGLAALEVVLAAEAGALALARGGTPDG from the coding sequence GTGCCCGACCCCCGCCCCCTCCGAACCGCGCTTCTGGGCTGCGGCCGCATCGCCCGCGGCCGCCACCTGCCGATGCTCGTCCGAAGCGAACGCTTCCACGTCCTCGCGGTGGTGGACCCCGACCAGAGAAGCCGGGCCGCGGCGGAGAAGCTCGCCCCGGGAGCGAGCGGGCACGCCGATCCCGCCGCGCTCTACGCCGATGATCCCTCGGCGGAAGGCGCGGTCGAGGCGGTCGTGATCGCGACGCCCAGCCACCTCCACGGGGAGAACGCGCGGGCCGCGATCGCCGCCGGCCGGCACGTCTACCTGGAGAAGCCGGTCGGCACGGATCTCGACGACGCCCGCGCAACGGTGGCCGCCTGGGACGCGGCGAACGCCGACCGCGGGGAGAAGCTCGTCGGCCGCATCGGCTTCAACTACCGCTTCCACCCGATGCACCGGGCGGCCCGCGCCGCCATCGAGAGCGGCCGCTTGGGCCGGCTGGTCGCGGTCCGCAGCGTGTACACGACGCCCGCGACCGAGCTGCCGGGCTGGAAGACCGCCCGCGCCAGCGGCGGCGGGGCGCTCCTGGACCTCGCGATCCACCACGTCGACAACCTCCGCTTCCTCACCGGGAGAGAGGTCACCTCCGTCCGCGGCCGGCTGCTCTCCCGCGCGAGCGAGCACGACACCGCGACGCTCGACCTGCTCTTCGGCGAGGGCGAGGACGCGGTGCCCGGGCAGATCACCGTCGCGATGAACGCCGTCGACGAGGACCGCACGGAGGTGATCGGCGACCGGGGCGCGGCCGTGCTCGACCGCGTGGCCGACGGCGTCGCGCGTTTCCGCGGCGCGAAGCGGGCGGGCCTGCGGCGGGCGCGGGCGCGGGCGGCGCTCGCGTCGCTAAGGCCGCAGCGGATCCCCGGCGTCGCGCCCAAGCCCGAGCCCTCGACCTCCGCCTCGCTGCACGCCTTCGCCGCCGCGGTCCGCGGGGAGGGCGCAGGCGAGCCCGATCTCCGCGACGGCCTCGCGGCGCTGGAGGTCGTGCTCGCCGCCGAAGCCGGCGCCCTCGCCCTCGCCCGGGGAGGCACGCCGGATGGCTGA